A DNA window from Drosophila virilis strain 15010-1051.87 chromosome 4, Dvir_AGI_RSII-ME, whole genome shotgun sequence contains the following coding sequences:
- the LOC6633990 gene encoding uncharacterized protein, producing MMASGRSCELVILVLLILASYACIYLEFWKPRCMKPFVEIGDNCYFFSTNKAPTYEYYKVSYNGRIFSVPAILDWLHASFACETLDANARLLTVRTAEEMRYLSNYIGRYAHPGTHPFFWSGGHRGSLAQLEVDHSSLERFYWHHDPHPMNFSNFVEQQTNSTRFPSGFCVYLEYVGSELIMATASCKQKMAFACELQLLN from the exons ATGATGGCGTCGGGTAGGTCCTGCGAGCTGGTGATACTTGTTTTGCTCATATTGGCCAGTTATGCCTGCATCTACTTGGAATTCTGGAAAC CCCGCTGTATGAAGCCCTTCGTGGAGATCGGCGACAATTGCTATTTCTTTTCCACCAACAAAGCT CCCACGTATGAGTACTATAAAGTATCGTATAACGGCCGCATCTTCAGTGTGCCCGCCATA CTTGACTGGCTGCATGCCAGCTTCGCCTGCGAGACACTAGACGCTAATGCTAGGCTGTTGACCGTCAGGACCGCCGAGGAGATGCGCTACCTGTCCAACTACATTGGCCGATATGCTCACCCTGGCACACATCCGTTCTTCTGGAGCGGCGGACATCGCGGCAGTCTGGCCCAGCTCGAAGTGGACCATAGTTCATTGGAGCGTTTTTACTGGCACCACGATCCGCATCCCATGAACTTTTCAAACTTTGTCGAGCAGCAGACGAACTCAACTCGCTTTCCTTCCGGCTTCTGTGTTTACCTGGAGTATGTCGGATCGGAACTAATTATGGCCACGGCGAGCTGTAAACAGAAAATGGCATTTGCCTGCGAGCTACAGTTGTTGAATTGA
- the LOC6633989 gene encoding uncharacterized protein — protein MRKSYCDRILLLLLAAKACQCGYTYEKIGDSHYFIGKGNSDEQIFDWFDARRSCRAQGGQLVSVQTAKQLIELEHYILAQGYANGSMFSTSGHSFESEYPFKWSALGKSLTYTKWLPGEGPPLNSFLSLQLVNSELFMVTSWGFDQFYICEYETISVWLVTNLYNPFYSILVILILVFLYTLIKRKRAVPEEEQLLKN, from the exons ATGCGCAAAAGCTATTGCGATCGGATCTTGCTCCTTTTATTAGCAGCTAAAGCATGCCAATGTGGTTACACGTACGAAAAGATCGGCGACTCTCACTACTTCATAGGCAAGGGGAACAGT GATGAGCAAATATTCGACTGGTTCGATGCGCGTCGCAGTTGTCGGGCTCAAGGCGGCCAACTCGTATCCGTGCAGACGGCCAAGCAGTTGATTGAACTGGAGCACTATATATTGGCTCAGGGCTATGCCAATGGAAGCATGTTCTCCACATCCGGTCACAGTTTCGAAAGTGAATATCCCTTCAAGTGGAGTGCGCTAGGTAAGAGCTTGACGTACACCAAGTGGTTGCCCGGCGAGGGTCCTCCGCTCAATTCGTTTTTGAGCCTGCAGCTTGTCAACTCGGAGCTGTTTATGGTCACATCGTGGGGCTTTGatcagttttatatatgtgaATATGAAACGATAAGTGTTTGGTTAGTTACCAATTTATATAATCCGTTTTATTCGATACTTGTGATACTCATATTAGTGTTCTTATATACGTtaatcaaaagaaaaagagcGGTACCTGAAGAAGAGCAACtgcttaaaaattaa
- the LOC6633921 gene encoding uncharacterized protein — MPNSCQLGRRLALLCLGLAVLLRLADAMRCKLPYEKVQDNYCYFIDDDSPLPNSFSDFCYQEKRTSRVCLDSEEEMRVLANYLYESGYQNGTQFWSAGHRWPGDSQFYWNYFGHARSINYTNWLEGEPTPRMGRNCMLLTLQAGELFMSTESCYTRAVDICEQLLTNEPTIMH; from the exons ATGCCTAACAGCTGCCAATTGGGGCGCCGCTTGGCGCTGCTTTGCCTGGGACTCGCTGTGCTGCTCCGGCTGGCGGATGCGATGCGCTGCAAGCTGCCCTACGAGAAGGTGCAGGACAACTATTGCTACTTCATAGACGACGATAGTCCCCTG CCCAACTCGTTCAGCGACTTTTGCTACCAGGAGAAGCGCACGTCGCGCGTTTGCCTGGACAGCGAGGAGGAGATGCGCGTCCTGGCCAATTATCTGTACGAGAGCGGCTACCAGAATGGCACGCAGTTTTGGAGCGCCGGGCATCGCTGGCCGGGCGATTCGCAGTTCTATTGGAATTACTTTGGACATGCCCGCAGCATAAACTACACCAACTGGCTGGAGGGGGAGCCCACGCCACGAATGGGTCGCAACTGCATGCTGCTCACTCTCCAGGCCGGAGAGCTCTTCATGTCCACCGAATCCTGCTACACCCGAGCCGTGGACATATGCGAGCAGCTGCTCACCAATGAGCCAACCATAATGCACTGA